In Campylobacter showae, the genomic stretch ACCGTGCGCGTAAATAGCCTCGCTAAAGATACAAAAGTCGTTTGCGGGGATGAAATTTGCCTCGCGCTTGCCTTTGATGAGAGTAAAGTCAATGGCTACGATAACGGTGCTGCGTCCACGACGATTTACACACTAAATTTAAAACAAAAATTTAGAGATTTTTATATGCTTCCTAGTAAAAATTTCAAATACGCCAAAATAAGCGACAAATTTACCCTAGACGACGTAAAATCCTTTGAAATAATATTGTCGAAATTTAGAGATTTGGGTGGGCTTGACAAAGGAAGCGAGTACATAGACTACGAGGTTATCTTACGAAATAGCGAGGGTGAGCAGGTCAATGAAATTTGCAGAAACCAAACCGAGAAAGTCGGCAACCGAACGCAGTAAATCAAGGCTCGCGCCGCTAACTTGAGACAAAGGCGGTGAAATCTCGGCGCTTAAAACCCGCGTCTTTAAGATGTAAATTTGGCGGCGATACGGGATAAATGCGTATATTTGCTCGGTAAATTTAATGCAAGGCGAACAAAGCGGCCGCCGAATTTAAAGCCGTTGAAGGTTTCTGGCGTCGTAAAATTTGATCGTCCAGGGCGCATCCTCGATATAGGCGCCCAGTTTCGCCGCAAAATACTCCCGAACCGCGGCGTAGTCTGATTTTGAGATGAAATAAATATTTATAACGCTCGTTTGGCTAAACAGGGCAAGGTTGCAAAAGTAGCTTAAATTTACGTCCTTATCAAAGGCTCTGAGCACGCATTTAGCGATAAAAATCAGCGCATAAAAAATAAATGCGGCCAATACGAACATAAACGGGATCACTACCGCGGAAAGCGGTTTCTTTGGTGTCGCTCCTAAAATTTGATAGGGCGATTTTCGCATTTGGGCGATATCTGCTAAATTTATCGTTACTCCCTTTTTGGTTTGGTAAATTTTATCCTCGTAAAGGTAAACGGGGGAGGGATTTTTGAGCTTTTTGATTAGGTCGGCGGCGGCTAAAGCGTTTGCAAGAATCACGGATGCAAACATCCAAATAAACCCGTGGGTTCGCATTGCTTCCGCTGCGAAAACTTCCCAAAATGAGTCGCTTTGCCAGCCTACCATACCGCTAAAAAATATCAAAAACGTCATAAAAAGGTTAAAGCCGAGCAAGAATACGCAACTAAGCGCGATAACGTAAAAATCATCCTGTAAAATCAGCGGATTTTCGTCGTAATTTCTGCTCAAATTTGATCCTTTGTGTGCCGCTCGATAAAAATATTTGGCTTAAATTTAACCCGTCAAATTTAAAAGCAAGAAGGATAAATCGTGCTCAAATTTGCCCGCGAAGCCTAAATTTGACTAGTTTATCCCGCCTAGCAGCTCTTGCGTCTGCTCGAAGCTAAAGCCCTCTTCGGCGTCTTGTTTTAGGAAGTTATCTATAAATTCTTTTTTCGAGATGGCAAGGTCAAGCTCTTTGTCGCTGCCCTTTTGATACGCGCCGATGCGTAGCAACACTTCGTTTTCTTTTAGAAGCGAGTAGAGGCGTTTTAGCTTGGCGGCGTTTGCTCTGTGCTCTTTGGTTGCGATGTCGCTCATCACGCGCGAGGCGGAGTTTAGGATATTTATAGGCGGATAGATGCCAAAGTCCGTCATCTCGCGGCTAAGCACGATGTGGCCGTCTAGGATCGAGCGGCTCTGGTCGGCTATCGGATCGCTCATATCGTCGCCGTCGACTAGTACGGTAAAAAAGGCCGTTATGCTTCCTTTGCCCTCCTCTTTGCCCGCGCGCTCCATCAGCTGAGGCAGTAGGGTGAGCACGGATGGCGGATAGCCCTTAGACGTCGGCGGCTCGCCCAGCGCCAGTCCGATCTCTCGCTGCGCCATGGCAAACCTCGTCACGCTATCCATGATAAAAAGTACGTCTTTGCCTTGATTTTTGAAGTATTCAGCCACGCTCATAGCGCAAAAGGCGCCGTATTTTCGCATCAGCGGGCTATCGTCGCTGGTGGCTACGATGACGACGGTGCCGCTTAGATCGCCGCGTAAATTTTTCTCTATAAACTCCGGCACCTCGCGGCCGCGCTCGCCGATGAGGGCGACAACCTTGATCGGAGCTTGCGAGTTTTTCACTATCATGCCCATGAGCGTACTTTTGCCTACGCCCGAACCCGCGAAAATGCCAAGTTTTTGGCCTTTGCCGCAGGTTAGCAGTCCGTCGATGCTTTTAACTCCGACGCTAAAAATTTCATCTATCAGCCCGCGTTTCATCGCATCGATCGGAGCGCGCATTATCGGGGCGTACTCGGTGGCGGCGATCGCTCCTTTGCCGTCTTTTGGATTCATAAAAGGATCGACTACGCGCCCTAAAAGAGCGTCTCCGACGGGGATTTTCATGCCTTGGTCGCTTTGATAGACGAAGTCGCCGATTTTGTAGCCTTCTACAAAGCCAAAGGGCGAGATAAGCGCGGTATTTTGCCGCACCTCAGTCACCATCGCTAGTCCGCTTTTGCTCTTGTCTTTGGCGCAAATTTGCACGATGTCGCCGATGCTAGGGCGAAGGCCCGAAATCTCTATCGTCGTAGCGGAAATTCGCTCGATCACGCCAAAGACGCTAGAGAGAGATAAATTTGCGCCCAGTTTTGATTTTAAGCTATCTAAACCCACTAAAATCTCACTTCTTTGTGCGAATTTATGAGGGAGAAAAATTCGCGTCTAGTCTCGCTGCTCTTTAAAAAGCAGCCCCGCAGCGCCGACGTGGTCGTGGTCGAGTTGATCTTGCCTACGCCACGCATCTCCACGCACATGTGGCGCGCCTCGATGACGACGCCAACGCCTTTTGGCTTGATGACCTCTTGCACGGCTTCTGCGATCTGCTCGGTGAGCTGCTCTTGGATCTGCAGGCGGCGGGCGAAGATATTTACCATACGCGGGATTTTGCTAAGGCCCACGACCTTGTGATTTGGGATATAGGCTACGTGCACGCGCCCGAAAAATGGCAGCAAATGATGCTCGCAAAGGCTGTAAAATTCGATATCGCGCACGAGCACCATTTCGTTATTTGAGCTATCAAACAGCGCGTCGTTTAACACGACTTTGGGGTCTTGCCAGTAGCCGCTCGTTAAAAACTCGTAAGCTTTAAAAACGCGCTCGGGAGTTTTGGCTAGACCTTCTCTGTGCGGGTCTTCGCCGACTAGATTTAGCATCTGCTCGACGCAGCTTTCAAACTTTTCTTTTTTTAAAATCTCATTTTTTAAATTTTCTTGCATTTGCGTTCCTGATTCATTTCGCTATCTAAATTTGATAAATGATTTTACTTAAATTCGCCTTTCGCGCGCTTAAATTTATACTATGAATAAGGAAAATTTTGCTACACTCTAGGAAATTTTTATTTTTTAAAGGAATTTAATGCAAATCAAAACCAAGGCGATCGACGCCGTAAATGCTTCGCTGAGTGCGAAAATACCGAGCGCGGACGTAAAATCCAAACTCGAAAATGCTGCTAAAAAAGCTGCGAAAAATATGAAAATAGACGGATTTAGAGCGGGCAAAGTGCCTGTGAACGTAGTGCTAAAACGTTACGAAAAAGAACTAACAGCCGATGCTGAGCAAGACGCGCTAAAAGACGTCATAGACGCTGGACTAAAAGAGCTAAATAGAAAATTTGAAGAGGTTATCGGCGAGCCGATCGTGACTAAATTTGATAGAGGCGAAAACGAGATAGACACAGAGATCGAGCTTTCGTTTAAACCAGTTATAAACATCGACGGCTACGAGGAGCTGATAGAGAGCGTCAGCACTCCGCGCGTAACCAAAAAAGAGATCGACGAGAGAAAAAACGAAATTTTGAAAATGATGGCCCCACTAGAAAAAATAGAAAAAGCCGCACTTGAAAAGGGCGATTTTGCTAAATTTGACTTCGAGGGCTTCGTGGACGGTGAGGCGTTTGAGGGCGGCAAAGCCGAAAACTACTTGCTAGAAATCGGCTCAGGTCAGTTTATACCCGGCTTTGAGGACGGTATGATCGGACTAAAAGTCGGCGAAGAGCGCGATGTGAAGGTTAAATTTCCTGCCGAGTACGGCGCTGCGCACCTTGCGGGCAAAGACGCTACGTTTAAAGTAAAACTACACGAAATCCAAGGCAAAAAAGTGCCTGAAGAGATCGACGAAGAGACGCTAAAACGTATCATGCCGGGCGAGGAAAAGGTAAGCGTTGAGCTGTTTGAAGAGAGGCTAAAAGAGCAGATCAAAGCCGAGAAACACGCTAAAAACGTAAACGAGGAGCTAAAGCCTAAATTTGCCGACGCGATCGTGGCTAAATTTAACTTCGACGTGCCGAAAAACATCGTAGAGCAAGAGATGGACATGCAGTTCCGCGGCGCTTGGAGCAGCTTTACGCCTGAGCAGATGGCTAAATTTAGAGAGGATAAAGACGCTCTAACCAAACAGCGCGAGACATACCGCGACGACGCCGTAAAAAGCGTGAAGCTAACGTTTATAATAGACGAGCTAGCGCGCCGCAGAGATATCAAAGTAAGCGATCAAGAGCTGATCCAAGCGGTTTATTTTGAGGCGTATCGCTCGGGCGTAGATCCGAAACAGCACCTTGAAAACTATAAAAATCAAGGAATTTTGCCTGCGATCAAAATGTCGATGATCGAGGAGAAGCTATTTAACGAGATGTTTGCGCTAAAGAGCGATAAGAAAGAGAAAAAGGCGGAGTAATGAGCTACTACATCCCCTACGTCATCGAGCGTACGAGCAAGGGCGAGAGAAGCTACGATATCTACTCGCGCCTGCTAAAAGACCGTATAATAATGCTTAGCGGCGAGATCGAGGACGGTATGGCGTCTGCGATCGTGGCTCAGATGCTGTTTTTAGAGGCTGAAGATCCGGATAAGGACATATATCTATATATAAACAGTCCTGGCGGCGTGATAACGAGCGGATTTAGCATTTACGATACGATGAACTACATCAAGCCCGACGTCTGCACGATCTGCATAGGTCAGGCGGCGTCTATGGGCGCGTTTTTGCTTAGCTGCGGGGCGCAGGGCAAGCGTTATGCGCTGCCAAATTCGCGTATCATGATCCATCAGCCTTTAGGCGGCGCGCGCGGACAGGCGACGGATATTGAGATACAGGCGAAGGAAATCTTGCGTATGAAAGAAATTTTAAACGCGATCCTAGCTAAAAATACGGGTCAAAAACTGGCTAAAATCCAAAAAGACACCGACAGAGACTTTTTCATGAGCTCTGCCGAAGCCAAAGAGTACGGGCTTATAGATAAAGTTTTGGAGAAAAGCTTTAAGTAAAGAGTAGAATTTGATAAAGTTAGACAACAAAAAAAGCGAAAACGTAGCGGCAAATAACGCTTCTACTCAAAAAGTAGGCGCAAAAGCTAAAAAGGACGAGTTTAACATCTACGGTTTTTCCGAGGCGATCATAAAAGAACTAACCGAGGAAAATATCCCCTCGATCCCGAAAAACTACACCGTTTTTTTTGAAAAGATGCTCGAAAAGCAGTCTGACGACTTTAAGAAAAAGGTCGGCGAGATCATAAAGATCGAAGACGAGATCGGCAAACTCGAGGACGATAGACAAATCAATATCGAGCGCGAGGTCAAAAATAGCTTTATGCAGATAAAAAGCATGCTACAGGCCGTTGCGCTCATATATAAAAATTTGGGAGTTTTAAAAACTATCATCAAAAAACGCTCGGAAAGCCTAGATCCAAATGTAAATTTGATCACGATACAAAGCGTCTTTAACTCTTTTAACGAAGACTTAAACAAGCTAAATGCGCTAATGGACAAGCATATCGAAGTTATCAAAACGAACTACGAAGAGATTAGTAAGGTTTTTAAGCTGGTTGAAGAACAGTCTATATATGATGAAAAATTTGACGTATATAATAGAAAATTTTTCCTCAAGACGCTCGGTATCGAGTCTGAAAATATAAAAAAATACGACTACAAGTCCTCTGTTATGCTACTAAAGCCAAAAGATAGCGCGCTGGATGGCATCGGATCAAAAGGCAAGTTGGCCGTTTTAAAAAATATATCTCGCATGTTGCTTCGTACATCGAGGCGTAGCGATATCTTGTCGCACTACGGCGGAGGATGTTTTGCTATGCTGATGAAGCATACCGACATAAGCGGCGCACAAAAAGCCTGCAAACGTATAACCGATATGTTTTACGACACCTCTTTCATGCTAAATGGAGAGAAATACGAGTTTGATATGGGAGTGGTCACTTTTGATCTAAACATGACAAAAACTATCGAGGAGATGCTTTCTTTGGCGCTTGATTCGCTTGTAAACACTGGTAGAGACGGCGAACACTTTTTGGTACTAGAGGACAAGACTGAAAAATGATACTAGAAATCCTAACCTATCCGAACAAAAAACTTTTCGTCAAATCGCTTGAAGTTAAAGCTTTTGATGAAAATTTGCATAAATTTTTAGACGATATGTATGAGACCATGATCGCTAAAAACGGCATCGGACTAGCCGCCATCCAGACGGGCGAGGCCAAGCGAATTTTGATCATAAATTTAGTAGACGAAGAGAGCAAGGAGCAGCGAAAAGAGGATCTGCTAGAAATCATAAATCCCAAAATTTTACGCAAAGAGGGTGAGATAATCTACCAAGAAGGCTGCCTGAGCGTACCCGGATACTACGAGGATGTAAAAAGAGCCGAGTTTATAACGCTTGAGTATCAAGACCGCTTCGGCGAGCGAAAAGAGCTCGAGGCGGACGGGCTTTTGTCGGTTGCGATCCAGCACGAGATGGATCACCTCGACGGACACCTTTTTATTGAACGCATCGGTTACAACAAACGCAAGAAATTCGACAAAGAGTATAAAAAACAAAAAAACACATGAAAGCCCTAAAATGCGCCACTTATAATGACGAATTACGGCTCGTGGACGTCGAGTCCAGCTTTAACCGCGGTTTGCCCGCACTTAATATCGTAGGGCTTGCGGGAGCTTCGATCAAAGAGAGCGCCGAACGCGTAAAATCAGCGCTTTTGTCGTTAAATTTCTCCTTCCCAGCGCAAAAAATCATCATAAATTTATCCCCCTCGGATATGCCAAAATCAGGCAGTCACTTCGACCTGCCTATCGCGCTTTTAATCGCCCTGCAAAAAGAGCGCGATTTCGAGCCTATTTTTGCATTCGGCGAGTTGGGGCTCGACGGCGGTGTCAAAAGTACGGCTAGCCTTTTTTCTATCTTGCTTTTTTTGAGCGCGAAAGCGCCGGGTTCTCGCGTGCTGATCCCGCAAGAGATAGCGCAAAAAGCGGGCGCCATACCGAATTTAGAAATTTACGCCGTTTCAAATTTGGCCGAGGCGATCAAATTTTTCCTCGAGCCCGAATTTGCCGCCTCGCGCAAAGTCGGTGCCGTTCATCCGCTTTTTTCGAATTTAATCAAAATCGGCGAAAAATACTTCGTAAAAAATCAAAATTTCGAGCTAAATTTTAGCGACGTAAAAGGCCAAAGTAGGGCAAAAAGAGCTTGCCTGGTGGCTGCTTGCGGTATGCACAACGTTATCTTTGAGGGTAGCCCCGGATGCGGCAAGAGCATGAGCGCCAAGCGCCTGCGATACATTTTGCCGCCGCAAAGTTTGGATGAGATTTTGCTCAGCTGCGCTTACAGCTCGCTAAATCAACAGGAGAGCGAATTTTCCGCCCTGCGCGCCTTTCGCTCGCCTCATCACACGAGTACGCGCAGCTCGATATTTGGCGGCGGATCGAGCTCTGCTAGGATCGGCGAGGTTGGGCTGGCTAACGGCGGGATACTTTTTTTCGACGAGCTTCCGCACTTTGCGCCGCAAATTTTAGAGAGCCTGCGCGAGCCGCTGGAGGACTATAAAATCAACATTTCGCGGGTAAACTCAAAAGTCACGTATGAGACCAAATTTATGTTCGTAGCCGCGATGAACCCGTGCCCATGCGGTAATCTACTCTCAAAAAATCTAGAGTGCAAATGCTCGGAGCTTGAGATCAAGCGCTATAAATCGCGTATTTCGGCACCCGTACTAGACCGTATCGACCTTCATGTACAGATGGATGAGGTGGCCGCGAGCGATAAAAGCGATGTCACGAGCGAAGCGATGTGGCAAACTGTGCTGCGCGTGTTTGAGACGCAAATCTCGCGCTCTCAAAGTGAGCTAAATGGCAAGCTCTGCGATGAAGAGATAGCTAAATTTTGCATTTGCGACGACGAGGCGAGCGGTGTGCTAGATAATGCAACGCAGAGGTTTTCGCTCAGCCGCCGCGCTATTAATAAAACCCTAAAAGTAGCTCGCACGATCGCTGACATCGAGGGCTCGCGCATCATCAAAAAGCCCCATATTTTGGAGGCTTTGAGCTACCGAGTGAAGCAGGAGAGCGCATGAAAAAGCTATTTTGGGATACGGCAGAGCTTGACGCTAGAGCCGTGAGCGAATTTGGGCTTAGCACCGAGGTGTTGATGCAAAATGCCGCAAATGCATTAGCTAACGCCGTGCGAAGTAAGTTCAAAAAATCATCGACCAAACGCCGTAAAATTTTAGGCGTAGTCGGCAGCGGAAATAACGGCGCAGACGTGCTTGCAGCACTTCGGCTTTTGGGCGGCAAATTTGATTGTTTTGCGTTTTTAGCGAGCGACAAACAAAACGAAATCTCAAAAACCGAGCTAACCAGGGCGCTAAAATGCGGCGTAAATTTGATTTCAAATTTGACGCAAAACGGCGAATTTGACTGCATCATCGATGGGATTTTCGGAACCGGACTTAGCCGCGAGCTAGACGTGCGAACGATAAATTTGATAAATCTACTAAACGCAAAGCCCAGCTACAAGCTCGCCTGCGACATCCCAAGCGGACTTGATAAAAACGGTTTATCGCAAGGCGCGGTCTTTAAGGCCGATACGACCGTGACGATGGGCGCGTTAAAGCTGGCGCTTTATAGCGATTTTGCAAAGGATTTCGTCGGGCGCATAAAAGTAGCAAATTTGGGTCTTCCCCGCGAGCTTTACGAGACGGGAACGAGCTTTTATAAACTTAGGAAAAGCGATTTAAATTTGCCGTTTCGCGTAAAACAAAACGCTAACAAGGGCGACTTCGGGCACGCGTTTGTCGTGAGCGGCGCGTATAGCGGAGCGGCGCGTATCGCAGGACTTGCCGCGCTAACTATCGGTGCGGGACTCGTTAGCGTCGTGGGCGAAAATTTAGACCTCGAGCCCGTTTTGATGCAAAGCGCGCGCATAGCGCCCAAAATGCGAGTCGGTGCCGTAGGAATGGGGCTTGGCGAGCTTGATGAGGCGCAAAAAGACGAGCTTTTTAGCGAGCTAAAAACAAAAGACGCGCTCGTTATCGACGCCGATCTTTGCTATGAGCCGCGTACGCTTGAGCTTTTAAACAGCGAAAAGGTTGTGATAACGCCGCACCCAAAAGAGTTTACGAGCCTGCTAGAGCTTGCAAATCTGGGCAAATTTGATGCTGGCGAAGTACAAAAAAATCGCTTCAAACTCGCTCAAATTTTTAGCCGAAATTTTAAATGCGTGCTTGTTTTAAAGGGTGCAAACACCCTAATCGCGCAAGGTGGCGAGGTCTACGTCATGACGCATGGTAGCGCCGCACTCGCAAAAGGCGGCAGCGGAGACGCGCTAAGCGGTATCGTCGCGGGACTGCTCGCGCAGGGTTACGACCCGCTAAATGCCGCGATCTCGGGCACGTTAGCTCACGCTCTAGCCGCTCGCGAAATCAAAATCAACGACTACGCGCTCACGGCCGCGGACGTCATCAAAGGACTCAAATGCTTACGAAAAAAATAGCGGTTTTATTTAGCGGCGGCGGCTCGAATTTGGAGGCGATTTTAGAGAGGTTGCACGGCAAGGTTTTTGGCCAGACCAAGATCGAGGTCGCGCTAACGCTAACAAATAAAGCTAACGCAGGCGGCATCGCAAAAGCCGCAAAATACGGCCTAAAAAGCGTCGTCATCGAGCACGTTAATTTTGCCTCGAGAGAGGAGTTTGACGCCGCTGTCGTAGAGGAAATAAAACGAGCTAACGTAGATCTAACCGTGCTTGCGGGCTTTATGCGTATCCTCACGCCCGTTTTTACAAGCCAAGTTCGCGCGATAAATTTGCACCCGTCGTTGTTGCCGCTTTTTAAGGGCGCACACGCGATAAAAGAGAGCTTTGATAGCGATATGAAGGTGGGCGGCGTGAGCGTGCACTGGGTGAGCGAGGAGCTAGACGGCGGCAAGATCATCGCTCAGCGCGCGTTTGAAAAGAGTGCAGGAATAAGTTTTGAGGAATTTGAAGCCAAAATCCACGCGATAGAGCATGAAATTTTACCTGAAACTATCGTGCAAATTTTGACGGACAAAGAGTAAAATTTAACGAAATTTAGAGGCATTTTGCTTCTTGTCAAATTTGACTAGTTTTTGGTTGCAAATTTAAAACGTAAATTTTCGGCAATACGATTTATCTCGCCGCTTGCTAAAAGCCGCGCAGGCGAGCTAAATTTGAAGCGTCAAATTTGGAAATTTGGCAAAATACAAACTCTGGAAAAAGCGATGTAAATTTGACGGCTTTGCGCGTCGCTCAAATTTGAAACAAATTTACGCATTTGAATGCAAATTTACCCCAAGTCGCAAGCGCAAAATTTGAAGCAAAACAAGTAAATTTTAACCGAAACAACAGCTAAAATTTAAAAGAAAAGAGGCGGAAAGCTCCGCCCAAAAGTAGAATTATTCGGCCCTAAATCCGCCGCCAAATGCCTTGTAAACGTCCACGACCGAGTCGATGAGGCTTAAATTTGCTGCGATGTCTTGGAGTCTAACCGAGAGTAGGTTGCGCTGTGCGTCGAGTAGCTCCAGGTGTCCGGTGTAGCCCTCTTCGAACTGATCCTTGGCTAGCTTATAGATTTTTTCTTGCGAGGGCAGGAGCTCTTTGACCTGATTTAGCGTTAGTTTGGCGTTTTTGCGATTATTTAGTGCGTCTCTAACCTCGCCAAGAGCCTTTTTGATCGCAGCTTCATAGGCTACGGCCGCGATTTGCTCGTTGGTTTCGGTGATGCGGACGTTGTTTTTGGTTCTGCCGTAATCAAAAATTTTCTGCACCAAAGAGCCACCTATGCTCCACGTGTTTGCGTTGCTGATAAAGATATTTTCAAAATCCACGCTAGAAAATCCGAAAAGTCCCGTTAGCGAGATGGACGGTAGATAGTCGGCCTTTGCGACGCCGATTAGCGCGTTGGTGGCGTTTAGATCGGCGTATGCTTTAGCTACGTCGCTCCTTCGCAGTAGTATGTCCGCACTCACGCCAGCACTCACTTCAGGCTCTTTAGGTAGCATTTTAGCGCTCTGCACGGCGCCGCTTAGGATCTCGTCGTTTGATTTGCCCGTTAGTATCGCTACGGATGTTAGAGCCTGAGACAGCGAGGTTTGCACTTCTAGCAGGCTTACTTTTGCGCTTTCTACGGCCGCTTTGCTTTGTAGATATGTCGTCTCGTTTATGCCGCCTAGATCAAGCTGCGTTTTGCGAAGCGCTAGTGTCTCCTCGTAGGTTTTTAGCGTGTCTTTTAACACGGCTTCGCGCATATTTAGAGCCACGAGCGCGAAGTAGCTTTTGGCCACGCTAGAGCTTATACTAAGGCGCGCGGTAGCGTAGTCGAGCTTGGTCGCGTTTAGACTGGCTTTAGCCGACTCGACGCTGTTCCTCACTCTGCCCCACAGATCTATCTCGTAGCTGAGGCCCAAATTTACCTGCGATGTTCGGTAGCGCGTCTGAGGTTGCTTGGTATAGGTCTCGCCGCTACTTTTTGCTTTGGTGTAGCCGACGTTTAAATTTACGCTAGGAAAAAGATCTGCCTCCGAGATGCCTAGGCTTGCGGCGGCTTTTTGTAAATTTAAATAAGCCGTGCGGAGGTCGGTATTTTTCTCTAGCGCGCTAGCTACGAGTGAGTTTAGGTTTTCGTCGCCAAACTCCTTCCACCACTCGTCTCTGATGTCGCTAGTTTCAAATTTGTACGTAGATTCAAATTTCGTATCGACCTCTGGTATCTCGGGGCGAAACGAGCAGCCGGCTAAAAATAGCGCCGTGGCTAAAGTTAAAATTTTATACATTTTTGATCTCCTGTGCTCCGCTTGGTTTTTTGTCCCAGACTTTGTTGTTTAGTTTTTCTAGCAGATAGTAAAACATTGGTATGAAAAATATCGCTATCGTAGTGGCCGCTATCATGCCGCCGATCACGCCCGTGCCTAGTGAGTGGCGAGAGGCAGCGCCCGCGCCCGTGCTGATAACCATCGGGAAAACGCCCAAAGTAAACGCGAGCGAAGTCATGACGATCGGGCGGAAGCGAAGTCTAGCCGCATTGACGGCCGCGTCAAATACGCTCTTACCCGCCAGTCTTTCTTGCATCGCAAATTCCACGATTAGGATCGCGTTTTTAGCCGATAGACCGATGAGAAGCAGTAGTCCGATCTGGAAGTAAATGTCGTTTGTTAGCCCTCTAGCCCAAACGGCGACTAGCGAGCCAAAAACCGCAAACGGAACGGCCGTGATAACTGCTAGCGGGATGAGCCAGCGCTCGTACTGCGCCGCCAAGATCAAAAACACGAAAATCATACCGAATATAAACGCCGTAGAGCCGGTGCCTTGCGAGCTAACCTCCTGATACGCCGTGCCCGCCCAGCTGATGGAGTATTCTTCCATATTTAGCGTTTGTTCGACCACCTCTTGTATCGCTTTTATCGCGTCTCCCGACGTGTAGCCCGGTTTTGGGTCCCCTTGGATCTTAGCCGCCGGGAAAAGGTTAAATCTATCCACGATATCGGGACCCAAAATTCTAGTTAGAGTTGCTACGGAGTTTAGCGGTATCATCTCGCCGCCTTTTGAGCGGACGTAAATTTTACGTAAGTCTTCGGGATTGTTTCTAAATCGGTCCTCGCCTCTGGCATAGACGCGGTAGGATTTGCCA encodes the following:
- a CDS encoding YifB family Mg chelatase-like AAA ATPase — translated: MKALKCATYNDELRLVDVESSFNRGLPALNIVGLAGASIKESAERVKSALLSLNFSFPAQKIIINLSPSDMPKSGSHFDLPIALLIALQKERDFEPIFAFGELGLDGGVKSTASLFSILLFLSAKAPGSRVLIPQEIAQKAGAIPNLEIYAVSNLAEAIKFFLEPEFAASRKVGAVHPLFSNLIKIGEKYFVKNQNFELNFSDVKGQSRAKRACLVAACGMHNVIFEGSPGCGKSMSAKRLRYILPPQSLDEILLSCAYSSLNQQESEFSALRAFRSPHHTSTRSSIFGGGSSSARIGEVGLANGGILFFDELPHFAPQILESLREPLEDYKINISRVNSKVTYETKFMFVAAMNPCPCGNLLSKNLECKCSELEIKRYKSRISAPVLDRIDLHVQMDEVAASDKSDVTSEAMWQTVLRVFETQISRSQSELNGKLCDEEIAKFCICDDEASGVLDNATQRFSLSRRAINKTLKVARTIADIEGSRIIKKPHILEALSYRVKQESA
- the def gene encoding peptide deformylase, with translation MILEILTYPNKKLFVKSLEVKAFDENLHKFLDDMYETMIAKNGIGLAAIQTGEAKRILIINLVDEESKEQRKEDLLEIINPKILRKEGEIIYQEGCLSVPGYYEDVKRAEFITLEYQDRFGERKELEADGLLSVAIQHEMDHLDGHLFIERIGYNKRKKFDKEYKKQKNT
- the tig gene encoding trigger factor; its protein translation is MQIKTKAIDAVNASLSAKIPSADVKSKLENAAKKAAKNMKIDGFRAGKVPVNVVLKRYEKELTADAEQDALKDVIDAGLKELNRKFEEVIGEPIVTKFDRGENEIDTEIELSFKPVINIDGYEELIESVSTPRVTKKEIDERKNEILKMMAPLEKIEKAALEKGDFAKFDFEGFVDGEAFEGGKAENYLLEIGSGQFIPGFEDGMIGLKVGEERDVKVKFPAEYGAAHLAGKDATFKVKLHEIQGKKVPEEIDEETLKRIMPGEEKVSVELFEERLKEQIKAEKHAKNVNEELKPKFADAIVAKFNFDVPKNIVEQEMDMQFRGAWSSFTPEQMAKFREDKDALTKQRETYRDDAVKSVKLTFIIDELARRRDIKVSDQELIQAVYFEAYRSGVDPKQHLENYKNQGILPAIKMSMIEEKLFNEMFALKSDKKEKKAE
- a CDS encoding GGDEF domain-containing protein; the encoded protein is MIKLDNKKSENVAANNASTQKVGAKAKKDEFNIYGFSEAIIKELTEENIPSIPKNYTVFFEKMLEKQSDDFKKKVGEIIKIEDEIGKLEDDRQINIEREVKNSFMQIKSMLQAVALIYKNLGVLKTIIKKRSESLDPNVNLITIQSVFNSFNEDLNKLNALMDKHIEVIKTNYEEISKVFKLVEEQSIYDEKFDVYNRKFFLKTLGIESENIKKYDYKSSVMLLKPKDSALDGIGSKGKLAVLKNISRMLLRTSRRSDILSHYGGGCFAMLMKHTDISGAQKACKRITDMFYDTSFMLNGEKYEFDMGVVTFDLNMTKTIEEMLSLALDSLVNTGRDGEHFLVLEDKTEK
- the fliI gene encoding flagellar protein export ATPase FliI, with protein sequence MGLDSLKSKLGANLSLSSVFGVIERISATTIEISGLRPSIGDIVQICAKDKSKSGLAMVTEVRQNTALISPFGFVEGYKIGDFVYQSDQGMKIPVGDALLGRVVDPFMNPKDGKGAIAATEYAPIMRAPIDAMKRGLIDEIFSVGVKSIDGLLTCGKGQKLGIFAGSGVGKSTLMGMIVKNSQAPIKVVALIGERGREVPEFIEKNLRGDLSGTVVIVATSDDSPLMRKYGAFCAMSVAEYFKNQGKDVLFIMDSVTRFAMAQREIGLALGEPPTSKGYPPSVLTLLPQLMERAGKEEGKGSITAFFTVLVDGDDMSDPIADQSRSILDGHIVLSREMTDFGIYPPINILNSASRVMSDIATKEHRANAAKLKRLYSLLKENEVLLRIGAYQKGSDKELDLAISKKEFIDNFLKQDAEEGFSFEQTQELLGGIN
- the clpP gene encoding ATP-dependent Clp endopeptidase proteolytic subunit ClpP — translated: MSYYIPYVIERTSKGERSYDIYSRLLKDRIIMLSGEIEDGMASAIVAQMLFLEAEDPDKDIYLYINSPGGVITSGFSIYDTMNYIKPDVCTICIGQAASMGAFLLSCGAQGKRYALPNSRIMIHQPLGGARGQATDIEIQAKEILRMKEILNAILAKNTGQKLAKIQKDTDRDFFMSSAEAKEYGLIDKVLEKSFK
- the folE gene encoding GTP cyclohydrolase I FolE, which gives rise to MQENLKNEILKKEKFESCVEQMLNLVGEDPHREGLAKTPERVFKAYEFLTSGYWQDPKVVLNDALFDSSNNEMVLVRDIEFYSLCEHHLLPFFGRVHVAYIPNHKVVGLSKIPRMVNIFARRLQIQEQLTEQIAEAVQEVIKPKGVGVVIEARHMCVEMRGVGKINSTTTTSALRGCFLKSSETRREFFSLINSHKEVRF